The genomic DNA CGGTACGGAGCGTCTGCAAACGAAGTCGAATCGGTGGCTTACCACACCTGTGCGCTCGGCGTGTGACAGCTGTCACAGATCACCGCCTGGTTTCCCTTGTAGCTGTCCTGCAGAAGGATACCGTTCTCACAGAACGCGCAAGTGTTTCCTTCGAGAGCCTCGAGCACCGGAGAGCCGACAGCGTCGTCCGTTAGTTGCATCTCATTGGTTTCAAATCAGGAGACTATTGTAAATCCTTTTACTGATAGTGGGTAACAGACATACTTCTCGTGGGTTTGGATAGTACACACAGATAGCCGGTAGCGAAGTCGACGGCGGCTGTCACGCAGCCCGTTTCGACGCTACCCACACAGCGGTGTGCAGCTGTACGGTATGAGGCAGGCCACAGGCACGAGCGACGGCTGCAGTATCGTCTCCCCTGCTACGCTCGCTGTTTCTCTTTCGCAAGCACCCGCACGTTTTCGATCCTGGTATCCGGATACTGCCCGTCTTCATCTTTCTCGACGGCTTTGACCATATCCCAGACGACGTTGAGACCGGTCGTGACACCCTCGAGGGCCTCCATCTCACAACCCGTCTTCCCAGTGGTCTCGACGGCAACCCGAAGGTCGATTCGGTCTTCGGTAAGCGAGAAGTCGGTGTCGACGTTCGTGATGGGGATCTGATGGCACATCGGGATCGTCTCCCACGTGTGCTTGACAGCCTGGATCGCGCCGATGCGGGCGGTC from Natrinema sp. HArc-T2 includes the following:
- a CDS encoding HVO_A0556 family zinc finger protein, giving the protein MQLTDDAVGSPVLEALEGNTCAFCENGILLQDSYKGNQAVICDSCHTPSAQVW
- the moaC gene encoding cyclic pyranopterin monophosphate synthase MoaC, with the translated sequence MSENDDAADSSGDDHTADDLTHTTDEGDVQMVDVGDKPDSERRAVAAGEIRLQPSTIEAIRADQVGKGDVLATARIGAIQAVKHTWETIPMCHQIPITNVDTDFSLTEDRIDLRVAVETTGKTGCEMEALEGVTTGLNVVWDMVKAVEKDEDGQYPDTRIENVRVLAKEKQRA